The Megalops cyprinoides isolate fMegCyp1 chromosome 19, fMegCyp1.pri, whole genome shotgun sequence genome has a window encoding:
- the LOC118794885 gene encoding MAGUK p55 subfamily member 3-like isoform X2, with protein sequence MKEAMPVLSAGAGLHETLALLTSQLRPDANHKEDMVFLKDVFSEKSLGYLMKIHEKLRQYERQSPTPILHSASTLAEDVAEELQSGPMSSDEKELLQLLTSPHLKAVFTVHDTVAQKNFDPVLPPLPDDLEDDLEEESVKIVRLVKNKEPLGATIRRDETTGAVIVARIMRGGAADRSGLVHVGDELREVNGICIVHKRPEEISQLLAQSQGSITLKIIPAIKEEDRLKESRVYMRALFDYVPSEDKATPCQEAGLPFKRGDILQVVSQDDPTWWQAKRVADSNLRAGLIPSKQFQERRLAYRMKMGTLQSPKSPKRPFYDQGCDKEDCDCEGYFNGQYIAGLRRSFRLSRKDRQGEPRSQEPSEPEFLTYEEVVRYQQRPNERPRLVVLIGSLGARINELKQKVIAESPHRYGVAVPHTTRPKKSHEKEGVEYHFVSKQAFDADAQNNKFIEHGEYKENLYGTSMEAIRTVQTKNKTCLVDVQPEALKTLRTAEFKPYIIFVKPRVPESQRRCSSGTPPAGDEPGRITDEEVEEMRQSALQIDQQYGHLVDQILVKEDTASACTELRNILERLERESFWVPISWVRT encoded by the exons ATGAAAGAAGCCATGCCGGTCCTCTCTGCGGGTGCGG GACTGCATGAAACACTGGCCCTGCTGACCTCCCAGCTTCGTCCAGATGCCAACCACAAGGAGGACATGGTTTTCCTGAAGGATGTCTTCAGTGAGAAGAGCCTGGGCTACCTGATGAAG ATTCATGAAAAGCTGAGACAATATGAACGGCAAAGCCCAACCCCCATCCTGCACAGTGCCTCCACTCTGGCAGAGGAT GTGgcagaggagctgcagagcgGACCAATGAGCAGCGACGAGAAGGAACTCCTGCAGCTTCTGACATCACCTCACCTCAAG GCTGTGTTCACGGTGCACGACACAGTCGCTCAGAAGAACTTTGACCCTGTCCTGCCGCCGCTGCCGGATGACCTGGAGGACGACCTGGAAGAGGAGTCGGTGAAGATTGTGCGGCTGGTGAAGAACAAGGAGCCGCTG GGGGCAACCATCCGGCGAGATGAGACCACAGGGGCTGTGATCGTGGCCCGCATCATGAGAGGAGGGGCTGCTGACAGGAGTG GTCTTGTGCATGTGGGTGATGAGCTGAGGGAAGTCAATGGTATTTGCATTGTCCACAAGAGGCCTGAGGAGATCAGCCAGCTACTG GCCCAGTCTCAGGGTTCTATAACTCTCAAAATTATCCCTGCAATCAAAGAGGAGGACAGACTCAAGGAAAGCAGG GTGTACATGAGGGCCCTGTTCGACTATGTTCCCTCTGAAGACAAGGCCACGCCCTGCCAGGAGGCAGGGCTCCCTTTCAAACGCGGGGACATTCTGCAGGTGGTGAGCCAAGACGACCCCACCTGGTGGCAGGCCAAGAGGGTAGCGGACAGTAACCTCCGAGCCGGGCTCATCCCCTCCAAACAGTTCCAGGAAAG ACGACTGGCCTACAGGATGAAAATGGGAACCCTTCAAAGCCCCAAGTCCCCCAAAAGACCGTTTT ATGATCAGGGCTGTGACAAAG aggactgtgactgtgagggCTATTTCAATGGACAGTACATAG CTGGCCTGAGAAGAAGTTTCCGTCTGAGCCGAAAGGACCGGCAAGGAGAGCCCCGCTCCCAGGAGCCCAGCGAACCAGAGTTTCTGACCTATGAGGAAGTGGTGCGGTACCAGCAGAGGCCCAACGAAAGGCCCCGCCTGGTGGTGCTGATTG GCTCCCTGGGTGCCCGGATAAATGAGCTGAAACAGAAGGTGATCGCGGAGAGCCCCCACCGCTACGGCGTGGCCGTACCAC ataCCACCAGACCCAAGAAAAGCCATGAGAAGGAAGGAGTGGAGTACCACTTTGTCTCCAAACAGGCATTCGACGCAGACGCCCAGAACAACAA ATTCATTGAACATGGCGAGTACAAGGAGAACCTGTATGGCACCAGTATGGAGGCCATCCGCACGGTGCAGACCAAGAATAAGACGTGCCTGGTGGATGTGCAGCCAGAG GCACTGAAGACCTTGCGCACAGCAGAGTTCAAACCCTACATCATCTTTGTGAAACCACGGGTCCCAGAGAGCCAACGACGCTGCAGTAGCGGCACCCCACCAGCAGGTGACGAGCCAGGCCGGATTACG GACGAGGAAGTCGAGGAGATGCGCCAGTCTGCGCTGCAGATCGATCAGCAGTACGGCCACCTGGTGGACCAGATCCTGGTGAAGGAGGACACAGCCAGCGCCTGCACCGAGCTGCGGAACATTCTGGAGCGGCTAGAGCGAGAATCCTTCTGGGTCCCCATCAGCTGGGTGCGGACCTAG
- the LOC118794885 gene encoding MAGUK p55 subfamily member 3-like isoform X1, which translates to MKEAMPVLSAGAGLHETLALLTSQLRPDANHKEDMVFLKDVFSEKSLGYLMKIHEKLRQYERQSPTPILHSASTLAEDVAEELQSGPMSSDEKELLQLLTSPHLKAVFTVHDTVAQKNFDPVLPPLPDDLEDDLEEESVKIVRLVKNKEPLGATIRRDETTGAVIVARIMRGGAADRSGLVHVGDELREVNGICIVHKRPEEISQLLAQSQGSITLKIIPAIKEEDRLKESRVYMRALFDYVPSEDKATPCQEAGLPFKRGDILQVVSQDDPTWWQAKRVADSNLRAGLIPSKQFQERRLAYRMKMGTLQSPKSPKRPFYDQGCDKEDCDCEGYFNGQYIVSPKCKPVAPSCGQAFSWEFYTAGLRRSFRLSRKDRQGEPRSQEPSEPEFLTYEEVVRYQQRPNERPRLVVLIGSLGARINELKQKVIAESPHRYGVAVPHTTRPKKSHEKEGVEYHFVSKQAFDADAQNNKFIEHGEYKENLYGTSMEAIRTVQTKNKTCLVDVQPEALKTLRTAEFKPYIIFVKPRVPESQRRCSSGTPPAGDEPGRITDEEVEEMRQSALQIDQQYGHLVDQILVKEDTASACTELRNILERLERESFWVPISWVRT; encoded by the exons ATGAAAGAAGCCATGCCGGTCCTCTCTGCGGGTGCGG GACTGCATGAAACACTGGCCCTGCTGACCTCCCAGCTTCGTCCAGATGCCAACCACAAGGAGGACATGGTTTTCCTGAAGGATGTCTTCAGTGAGAAGAGCCTGGGCTACCTGATGAAG ATTCATGAAAAGCTGAGACAATATGAACGGCAAAGCCCAACCCCCATCCTGCACAGTGCCTCCACTCTGGCAGAGGAT GTGgcagaggagctgcagagcgGACCAATGAGCAGCGACGAGAAGGAACTCCTGCAGCTTCTGACATCACCTCACCTCAAG GCTGTGTTCACGGTGCACGACACAGTCGCTCAGAAGAACTTTGACCCTGTCCTGCCGCCGCTGCCGGATGACCTGGAGGACGACCTGGAAGAGGAGTCGGTGAAGATTGTGCGGCTGGTGAAGAACAAGGAGCCGCTG GGGGCAACCATCCGGCGAGATGAGACCACAGGGGCTGTGATCGTGGCCCGCATCATGAGAGGAGGGGCTGCTGACAGGAGTG GTCTTGTGCATGTGGGTGATGAGCTGAGGGAAGTCAATGGTATTTGCATTGTCCACAAGAGGCCTGAGGAGATCAGCCAGCTACTG GCCCAGTCTCAGGGTTCTATAACTCTCAAAATTATCCCTGCAATCAAAGAGGAGGACAGACTCAAGGAAAGCAGG GTGTACATGAGGGCCCTGTTCGACTATGTTCCCTCTGAAGACAAGGCCACGCCCTGCCAGGAGGCAGGGCTCCCTTTCAAACGCGGGGACATTCTGCAGGTGGTGAGCCAAGACGACCCCACCTGGTGGCAGGCCAAGAGGGTAGCGGACAGTAACCTCCGAGCCGGGCTCATCCCCTCCAAACAGTTCCAGGAAAG ACGACTGGCCTACAGGATGAAAATGGGAACCCTTCAAAGCCCCAAGTCCCCCAAAAGACCGTTTT ATGATCAGGGCTGTGACAAAG aggactgtgactgtgagggCTATTTCAATGGACAGTACATAG TTTCTCCAAAGTGTAAACCAGTCGCGCCTTCCTGTGGCCAAGCTTTTTCATGGGAGTTTTACACAG CTGGCCTGAGAAGAAGTTTCCGTCTGAGCCGAAAGGACCGGCAAGGAGAGCCCCGCTCCCAGGAGCCCAGCGAACCAGAGTTTCTGACCTATGAGGAAGTGGTGCGGTACCAGCAGAGGCCCAACGAAAGGCCCCGCCTGGTGGTGCTGATTG GCTCCCTGGGTGCCCGGATAAATGAGCTGAAACAGAAGGTGATCGCGGAGAGCCCCCACCGCTACGGCGTGGCCGTACCAC ataCCACCAGACCCAAGAAAAGCCATGAGAAGGAAGGAGTGGAGTACCACTTTGTCTCCAAACAGGCATTCGACGCAGACGCCCAGAACAACAA ATTCATTGAACATGGCGAGTACAAGGAGAACCTGTATGGCACCAGTATGGAGGCCATCCGCACGGTGCAGACCAAGAATAAGACGTGCCTGGTGGATGTGCAGCCAGAG GCACTGAAGACCTTGCGCACAGCAGAGTTCAAACCCTACATCATCTTTGTGAAACCACGGGTCCCAGAGAGCCAACGACGCTGCAGTAGCGGCACCCCACCAGCAGGTGACGAGCCAGGCCGGATTACG GACGAGGAAGTCGAGGAGATGCGCCAGTCTGCGCTGCAGATCGATCAGCAGTACGGCCACCTGGTGGACCAGATCCTGGTGAAGGAGGACACAGCCAGCGCCTGCACCGAGCTGCGGAACATTCTGGAGCGGCTAGAGCGAGAATCCTTCTGGGTCCCCATCAGCTGGGTGCGGACCTAG